The following proteins come from a genomic window of Polyangiaceae bacterium:
- a CDS encoding ferrous iron transport protein A, translated as MQLAQARIGDVMTVQHVGGERAFRRRLMELGLVPGTRVELVSVAPLGDPVELLVRGASLSIRRAEAACVRVVAVDAAPLSDLVDVASRSGVELATDCASSSP; from the coding sequence ATGCAGCTCGCCCAAGCCCGAATCGGAGACGTCATGACCGTGCAGCACGTCGGGGGTGAGCGTGCCTTTCGTCGCCGGTTGATGGAGCTCGGGCTGGTGCCGGGAACGCGAGTGGAGCTGGTCAGCGTCGCGCCTCTGGGGGATCCCGTGGAGCTCCTGGTGCGCGGCGCGAGTCTTTCCATCCGGCGTGCCGAGGCCGCCTGTGTGCGTGTGGTCGCCGTGGACGCCGCGCCCCTATCCGACCTGGTCGACGTCGCATCCCGTAGCGGCGTCGAGCTCGCGACCGACTGCGCCAGCAGCTCACCGTGA